The Punica granatum isolate Tunisia-2019 chromosome 4, ASM765513v2, whole genome shotgun sequence sequence AAGCCTTCGTATCAAATCCCTGGCTGCAAAGCTGACCATGGGTGAGTCAGGAAACCTCAGGGGCTGCCCGACAACGTTGAACAGTGTCACCCGGTTGCCCGACCCCTTAAATGGGGTCCGCCCGAAGAGCAACTCATATAGAAATATCCTGAAGGTCCACCAGTCCACAGCGCTCCCATAGCCCTCGCCCTTGATGATCTCAGGAGCCAGATACTCATGAGTCCCAACGAAAGACATGGACGGGGCATCGATGGGCTCCGCGATGAGCTCAGGCAGTGGGGTGACTTGATTCCCGATCTCGTTCCTGGGCTTCCGTTCTTTCCTGGACTTGCTGGAGAAGAGACGAGGGGCAAAGTAGGTCATGGGGCCAACACATGACGGCTGTATGCATGATGGCTTGATGCAGGCTGGCTGGGCACAGTAGACTGGATCGTTCTTCCTATTTGAATCTGGCTCACTGCTTGAGGTCTTGATAAGGGTCGGGCTTACGGTGCATCTGAGGGAGAGATCAAAGTCTGAGAGCATTATGCGGCCATCTTCTCTAACAAGGACATTCTCAGGCTTAAGATCACGGTAGATGATCCCAAGCATGTGGAGGTACTCGAGGGCCAATAAGACCTATGCTACGTAAAATCTGTGAGTTTTGAAATAGAAGGGCACCAAGACTTTATTAGTTTGCAGAGCAAAAATCAGCTTTCCCAGGTTACCCTCCTGATATTCAACAGAAACGACATTCTGCAGATGTTTGTGCGATGAAAATGGTAAAAGAATTTTGTAAGAATTATCCTGAGACTACCCAGTAAACATAAATTGTTGCATTCAACAGAGTCATAGAGAATAACTAATGAACTACGAAGATAGAATGAGTAATAACATCCTCAGGTTCATTTTTCATGAGCTTCCAAGAGAAGACAAGTTAAAATTCCTATGAATTAATCGCTTACATTTAAGTAAAAGCTACCGCATGATATAAAAAGACAAAAGCATGATTTCCCGCCTATTCTATTTCCCAGAAATTAAATGATTATTGCTTAAGCTTAACATGTGCAGGCATCCAGGTTCTCTCTTAAAGTTTTGGAAATAGACAGTACATTGGCTCATGTACATGGGAAAGTATAGTACGATATCAAGAGAAAAGATAAACGATGCAACAGGTTCACTAAATTAGGAGGTGACTCTTTTTGGAGAGTTCAACAAAGATGCCATTAAGATGGCGAAATCATGAGGGTACAAAATTGACTGAGCTTATTTTCCATCCTCCCAGTTGAGTAATTTGCCCAATATACCACCGATGAGAAGTCTTGAATGATGTAAACGGATTTGGCAACCCTTCCAAATCCACCGCACTAGTTAGAGTGGAATGAGAAGAATCAAAACAGAATATGTAATGGCAATCAAAGCAGAAATAACCTAAATACTTTGTACATACTATCCTAAAagcttaatatatatttgcccCAAGTTCTATCAAGAAAATCTAACTTGTGCTATCAGCTTGTATTAGCAGGATGCAAGAAAAAATCAAACTAAAGTATAAAATTGAAGTCTAAGGAGAAATTAGACTTGCTTCACAGCCTGCTCAGTGAAATGCTTCCCAGGCTGCCTCTGCCTAAGCGTGTGTCAGTCTCCTCCAGG is a genomic window containing:
- the LOC116204987 gene encoding serine/threonine-protein kinase D6PKL2-like, which gives rise to MLGIIYRDLKPENVLVREDGRIMLSDFDLSLRCTVSPTLIKTSSSEPDSNRKNDPVYCAQPACIKPSCIQPSCVGPMTYFAPRLFSSKSRKERKPRNEIGNQVTPLPELIAEPIDAPSMSFVGTHEYLAPEIIKGEGYGSAVDWWTFRIFLYELLFGRTPFKGSGNRVTLFNVVGQPLRFPDSPMVSFAARDLIRRLLVKEPQNRLAYKQGATEIKQHPFFEGVNWALIWCATPHDVPKPVEIERIPVPSPANEKAVCPAAVRPDKKGSDNYLEFDFFWGHQVKYYFGSFFFQFLF